A section of the Clostridium felsineum DSM 794 genome encodes:
- a CDS encoding energy-coupling factor transporter ATPase: MPIKIENLTYTYMPGTPFEKKALDNINITIEDGEFAVFIGHTGSGKSTLIQQINGLLKPTSGNIFIDDVDITNKAVKLNDIRKKVGLVFQYPEYQLFEETIEKDIAFGPKNMGLSEEEVSIRVKKAMKMVGLEYEIFKDKSPFELSGGQKRRVAIAGVVAMEPRVLILDEPTAGLDPKGRDDILYEIKKLQKEYKMTIILVSHSMEDVAKIADKVFVMYDSKCILSGNLDEVFNEIDTLEKVGLAVPKVTYLTRKLREKGFDISNDVFTIEAAKKEILRVLESAKND, translated from the coding sequence ATGCCGATTAAAATAGAAAATTTAACATATACTTATATGCCTGGAACACCTTTTGAAAAAAAAGCACTTGATAATATAAATATTACAATCGAAGATGGTGAATTTGCGGTATTTATAGGACATACAGGTTCTGGAAAATCAACGCTAATTCAACAAATCAATGGTCTTTTAAAACCTACTTCTGGAAACATTTTTATTGATGATGTGGATATAACGAATAAGGCAGTCAAGCTTAATGATATAAGAAAAAAGGTTGGACTTGTATTTCAATATCCAGAATATCAACTTTTTGAAGAAACAATAGAGAAAGACATAGCATTTGGTCCTAAAAATATGGGATTAAGTGAAGAAGAAGTTTCCATAAGAGTAAAGAAGGCGATGAAGATGGTAGGACTTGAGTACGAAATCTTTAAAGACAAATCACCTTTTGAATTAAGTGGTGGTCAGAAAAGAAGGGTTGCTATAGCTGGAGTAGTTGCCATGGAGCCTAGAGTTTTAATATTGGATGAGCCTACAGCTGGCCTTGATCCAAAAGGAAGAGACGATATTTTATATGAAATAAAAAAACTTCAGAAGGAATACAAAATGACTATAATTCTTGTATCCCATAGCATGGAGGACGTTGCAAAAATAGCTGATAAAGTATTTGTTATGTATGATTCTAAGTGTATATTAAGTGGAAATTTGGATGAGGTTTTCAACGAAATAGATACACTTGAAAAAGTAGGTCTTGCTGTTCCTAAGGTTACTTACCTTACAAGAAAACTGAGAGAAAAAGGTTTTGATATATCAAATGATGTATTCACAATCGAAGCAGCAAAAAAAGAAATTCTCAGAGTATTGGAGAGTGCTAAAAATGATTAA
- a CDS encoding energy-coupling factor transporter transmembrane component T family protein has protein sequence MIKDITIGQYIPGKSFIHKLDPRTKILLSLVYIVNLFLINKFKGYIFITAFTFFIIFISGIKMKYIYKSLKPILLLIIFTGALNIFMTPGSAAPLFHWSFIHIYKEGLILAAFMSIRLIFLIVGTSMLTYTTSPIELTDGIEKLLTPFSKIGLPAHEFAMMMTIALRFIPTLIDETDKIMKAQMARGADLDSGNLIKKAKSLIPILVPLFISSFRRADELAMAMEARCYRGGDGRTRMKQLRFTSKDCTAVFFSVALVVVSVFSNYL, from the coding sequence ATGATTAAAGATATAACTATTGGACAGTATATACCTGGTAAGTCATTTATTCATAAACTGGATCCTAGAACAAAAATTCTACTGTCTCTTGTTTATATAGTTAATTTGTTTTTAATAAATAAGTTCAAAGGATATATTTTTATAACTGCGTTTACGTTTTTTATAATTTTTATATCAGGTATTAAAATGAAATATATTTATAAAAGCTTAAAACCTATATTATTACTTATAATATTTACTGGGGCATTAAACATCTTTATGACACCAGGAAGTGCTGCTCCCTTATTTCATTGGAGTTTTATACATATATATAAGGAAGGGCTTATTTTAGCAGCATTTATGTCAATAAGATTAATATTTCTCATAGTAGGTACGTCTATGCTTACATATACGACCTCACCAATTGAGCTCACAGATGGAATAGAGAAACTATTGACCCCGTTTTCAAAAATAGGACTCCCAGCACATGAATTTGCAATGATGATGACAATAGCACTCAGATTTATACCTACTTTAATAGATGAAACGGACAAAATAATGAAAGCACAAATGGCAAGAGGTGCAGACCTTGATTCTGGAAATTTAATAAAGAAAGCTAAGAGTCTTATTCCTATACTCGTACCTTTATTTATAAGTTCCTTTAGAAGAGCTGATGAACTTGCAATGGCAATGGAAGCTAGATGCTATAGAGGCGGAGATGGAAGAACAAGAATGAAGCAACTTAGGTTTACCTCAAAGGATTGTACAGCTGTATTTTTCAGTGTAGCTTTAGTTGTAGTTTCAGTTTTTAGTAATTATTTATAA
- the truA gene encoding tRNA pseudouridine(38-40) synthase TruA, translating to MKNVKLTLEYDGTNYCGWQKQSNVITVQEEVEKRIGEIVGDKVDVIGCSRTDSGVHAKAYTCNFKTNSVIPPEKFYLVLNSVLPDDIVALNSKEVPIDFHSRFNSKGKMYSYTILNRSQRPAINRNYVYQYGHNLDCDLMREAAKYILGTHDFTSFKSTGSKVKSNIRTIYEAKIIEDENKVIFYITGDGFLYNMVRIIVGTLLEVGEKKIIPLEVKTIVEAKDRTKAGRVVPAKGLCLEKVMY from the coding sequence ATGAAAAACGTTAAATTGACATTAGAATATGATGGTACTAATTATTGTGGATGGCAAAAGCAAAGTAATGTTATTACTGTTCAAGAAGAGGTAGAAAAAAGGATAGGTGAAATTGTAGGAGATAAAGTTGATGTAATAGGTTGCAGTAGAACTGACTCTGGAGTTCATGCAAAAGCTTATACATGTAATTTTAAGACTAATTCAGTTATACCACCCGAAAAATTTTATCTTGTACTTAATTCAGTATTGCCAGATGATATAGTAGCTTTAAATTCAAAAGAAGTACCAATAGATTTTCATTCACGCTTTAATAGCAAAGGTAAAATGTATAGCTACACTATTTTAAATAGATCACAGCGCCCTGCAATTAATAGAAATTATGTTTATCAATATGGACATAATTTAGATTGTGATCTAATGCGTGAGGCAGCTAAATATATTTTAGGAACTCATGATTTCACATCTTTTAAAAGCACAGGCAGTAAGGTTAAATCCAATATAAGAACCATATATGAAGCCAAAATCATAGAAGATGAAAATAAAGTGATTTTTTATATTACAGGTGATGGTTTTTTGTATAATATGGTGAGAATAATAGTAGGCACACTTTTAGAAGTAGGAGAGAAAAAGATAATTCCACTAGAAGTGAAAACTATTGTAGAAGCAAAAGATAGAACAAAAGCAGGAAGAGTAGTTCCAGCTAAGGGCTTATGTCTTGAAAAAGTTATGTATTAA
- the rplM gene encoding 50S ribosomal protein L13, producing MKSYLAKPNEIERKWYVIDVAGKPLGRAASQIASILRGKNKPIYTPNVDTGDYVIVLNADKILLTGKKADQKMFRHHTLYPGGLKEMTYKDAIAKKSDFVFAEAVRRMVPSGVLGRKMMKKLKVYKGAEHDHEAQKPEVLELKY from the coding sequence ATGAAATCGTACTTAGCAAAACCAAATGAAATCGAAAGAAAATGGTATGTTATTGACGTTGCAGGAAAGCCACTTGGAAGAGCTGCAAGCCAAATAGCTTCAATATTAAGAGGAAAAAATAAACCAATATATACTCCAAATGTTGATACAGGAGATTATGTAATAGTTTTAAACGCAGATAAAATTCTTTTAACAGGAAAGAAAGCAGATCAAAAAATGTTTAGACATCATACTTTATACCCAGGTGGTTTAAAGGAAATGACATATAAAGATGCAATTGCTAAAAAATCTGACTTCGTATTTGCTGAAGCAGTTAGAAGAATGGTTCCAAGCGGTGTATTAGGAAGAAAAATGATGAAGAAATTAAAAGTATATAAAGGTGCAGAGCATGATCATGAAGCTCAAAAACCTGAAGTTTTAGAGTTAAAATATTAA
- the rpsI gene encoding 30S ribosomal protein S9, producing the protein MAKVQYMGTGRRKEAVARVRLVPGEGKVVINKRSSEDYFGLETLRFIVNQPLNLTGTKGKFDVLVNVHGGGFTGQAGAIRHGISRALLKADETLKGELKKAGFLTRDPRMKERKKYGLKKARRAPQFSKR; encoded by the coding sequence ATGGCAAAAGTACAATATATGGGAACAGGAAGAAGAAAAGAAGCAGTAGCTAGAGTAAGACTTGTACCTGGAGAAGGTAAAGTTGTGATAAATAAAAGAAGTTCAGAAGATTATTTTGGTCTTGAAACTTTAAGATTTATAGTTAACCAACCTTTAAACCTTACAGGAACTAAAGGAAAATTTGACGTTTTAGTTAATGTACATGGTGGTGGATTCACAGGTCAAGCAGGAGCTATAAGACACGGAATTTCAAGAGCTTTATTAAAAGCTGATGAAACTTTAAAGGGTGAGCTTAAAAAAGCTGGATTCTTAACAAGAGACCCAAGAATGAAAGAAAGAAAGAAATACGGTCTTAAGAAAGCAAGAAGAGCACCACAATTCTCAAAGAGATAA
- a CDS encoding ABC transporter ATP-binding protein produces MPVLKVENLKKTYSSKNSKNRSKALNGISFEVGKGEFVGIMGPSGAGKSTLLNIIATIDESTSGSVVIGKQNINTINNEELAIFRREKLGFMFQDYNLLDTMTFRENIALPLVLAKENPEVIMKKVNEIASLLGIDKLLEKYPYEVSGGQRQRASAARAMISNPELILADEPTGALDSKSSSELLQCLTEMNERDKATILLVTHDAFTASYCKRIMFIKDGAIFTEIDRGRTRKEFFERILKILAILGGDNHDIL; encoded by the coding sequence ATGCCAGTATTAAAAGTAGAAAATTTAAAAAAGACCTATTCATCAAAGAATAGTAAAAATAGATCTAAAGCATTAAATGGCATTAGTTTTGAAGTGGGAAAAGGAGAATTTGTAGGAATTATGGGACCTTCAGGGGCGGGAAAATCTACACTTTTAAATATAATAGCGACAATAGATGAATCTACATCTGGAAGCGTAGTCATTGGAAAACAAAATATTAACACAATAAACAATGAAGAATTAGCAATATTTCGAAGAGAAAAATTAGGTTTTATGTTTCAGGATTATAATTTGCTAGATACAATGACTTTTCGTGAAAATATAGCATTACCACTTGTACTTGCTAAGGAAAATCCAGAAGTAATTATGAAGAAAGTGAACGAAATAGCCAGTTTATTAGGAATTGACAAATTGCTGGAAAAGTATCCATATGAGGTATCTGGAGGTCAACGTCAGAGAGCATCTGCAGCAAGAGCAATGATTAGCAATCCAGAATTAATTTTGGCAGATGAGCCAACAGGGGCATTAGATTCAAAATCATCTTCAGAACTACTTCAATGCTTAACTGAGATGAACGAAAGAGATAAGGCAACAATTCTATTGGTTACACATGATGCATTTACTGCAAGCTATTGCAAGAGGATTATGTTTATTAAGGATGGTGCGATTTTTACTGAAATAGATAGAGGTAGAACAAGAAAGGAATTTTTTGAACGAATACTTAAAATACTTGCAATATTAGGAGGTGATAATCATGACATTCTTTAA
- a CDS encoding FtsX-like permease family protein gives MTFFNMAVKNVKMKFDSYITYFLSTTFSVTIFFIFCSIYFNPEFDSFHSGISKIGILFEISSVVVLLFSSVFVYYANSLFFKSRKKEIAIYSLLGMRKREIGRIMFYETLLVGIGSIISGIVMGSLLSRFFAMLLKKLMLGGAPGNDIAFQLTWQPASISIVVFLILFILNGLYSFKSIYRSKLIDLLSAEKEGEKAPKFSVATSVLSILMIVASYFIFLNFNGDDGAIKLIGPAIFACVLLSVGTYLIFQNVVVWLISMCKKNIKFYYRTGNFISTSQIVYRIKANSNIFCVIALLSAFTVTIMSASVSLYNALGDSIPIYAPYSYLCKNLDGATNHKVEKTISKDNKVKLNAVTDFDVLSTTASLKGYKVDTNNAYGKTITQVGQNFAIDIIKFSDYQKVVKDTEAIESKGNKGAIFVSKLSKGKCLFLDGNYGDEYNKQIKNNKVKVKTDSGIINFNILDVSLFKYIGAAHARTTLVLADSDYEEYFASKDLYTVCHYTGFKFENPLELSDLYKKLNTIIPAENHDKSYLEYHQLLFNMYGAYIFIGLFLGILFLMAASSIIFYKQLMEARDDIGRYEILRKIGMSKKEVLKSVRRQIAVVFFLPFMVAVIHMMVMLKTYQNMMYTLTTDSPILVYALLVVVIYFIIYSIFYLFSVKGYMKTIWSNNAVS, from the coding sequence ATGACATTCTTTAATATGGCTGTTAAAAATGTTAAAATGAAATTTGATTCATATATTACATATTTCTTGAGCACAACTTTTTCCGTAACAATTTTCTTTATTTTTTGTTCAATCTATTTTAACCCTGAATTTGATAGTTTTCATTCGGGTATAAGTAAAATAGGCATTTTGTTTGAAATTTCATCTGTAGTTGTGCTATTGTTTTCTAGTGTATTTGTATATTATGCGAATTCACTGTTTTTTAAGTCCAGAAAAAAGGAGATTGCGATTTATTCCTTGTTAGGGATGAGAAAGAGAGAAATTGGTAGGATAATGTTTTATGAAACATTGTTAGTTGGAATTGGTTCTATAATAAGTGGAATTGTAATGGGAAGTCTCTTATCAAGATTTTTTGCTATGTTATTGAAAAAGTTAATGCTAGGTGGAGCACCAGGAAATGATATTGCTTTTCAACTTACATGGCAACCTGCTAGTATTAGTATTGTTGTTTTTTTAATACTATTCATTTTAAATGGATTATACTCATTTAAATCGATTTATAGAAGTAAATTAATAGATTTATTATCGGCTGAAAAGGAAGGAGAAAAAGCACCTAAGTTTTCAGTTGCAACATCTGTTTTGTCAATATTAATGATAGTGGCTTCTTATTTCATTTTTTTGAATTTTAATGGAGATGATGGAGCTATAAAGCTAATCGGACCAGCTATATTTGCTTGTGTATTACTTTCAGTTGGAACTTATCTAATATTTCAGAATGTTGTAGTATGGTTGATATCAATGTGTAAAAAGAATATTAAGTTTTACTATAGAACAGGAAATTTCATTAGCACATCGCAGATAGTCTATCGCATAAAAGCTAATTCTAATATTTTTTGTGTAATAGCTCTATTAAGTGCATTTACTGTAACAATTATGAGTGCATCTGTTTCCCTTTACAATGCTTTGGGAGACTCTATACCAATTTATGCACCTTATTCATATTTGTGCAAAAACCTTGATGGAGCAACAAATCACAAGGTAGAGAAAACTATTTCCAAGGACAATAAGGTAAAACTAAATGCAGTAACAGATTTTGATGTTCTTTCAACAACGGCATCACTAAAAGGATATAAAGTGGATACTAATAATGCTTATGGGAAGACAATAACACAAGTGGGACAGAACTTTGCAATAGATATTATTAAATTTAGTGATTATCAAAAGGTAGTAAAAGATACTGAGGCAATAGAATCTAAAGGCAATAAAGGAGCTATTTTTGTATCGAAATTATCCAAAGGTAAATGTCTTTTCCTAGATGGGAATTATGGAGATGAATATAATAAGCAAATAAAAAATAATAAAGTTAAGGTAAAGACAGATAGTGGTATTATTAATTTTAATATTTTAGATGTATCATTATTCAAATATATTGGAGCAGCTCATGCAAGAACAACATTAGTTCTAGCAGATTCAGACTATGAAGAATATTTTGCTTCAAAAGATTTATACACAGTTTGTCATTATACAGGATTCAAGTTTGAAAATCCATTGGAATTAAGCGACCTTTATAAGAAATTGAATACTATTATACCTGCTGAAAATCATGACAAGTCTTATCTTGAGTATCATCAATTACTCTTTAACATGTATGGCGCATATATTTTTATTGGCTTGTTTTTAGGTATTTTATTCTTAATGGCAGCAAGTAGTATTATTTTTTATAAACAGCTTATGGAAGCACGTGATGATATAGGAAGATATGAAATTTTAAGAAAAATCGGAATGTCAAAAAAAGAGGTATTAAAATCAGTAAGAAGGCAGATTGCTGTTGTGTTTTTTCTACCTTTTATGGTAGCTGTGATTCATATGATGGTCATGCTAAAAACATATCAGAATATGATGTATACTTTGACTACAGATTCTCCAATACTTGTATATGCACTTCTGGTTGTGGTAATATATTTTATAATTTATAGTATTTTTTATCTGTTTTCAGTAAAAGGATATATGAAAACAATATGGAGTAATAACGCTGTTTCGTAA
- a CDS encoding response regulator transcription factor, translating into MYKIMVVEDDPNISEIICENIEKQGFQCLRIVEFKKIIDEFITFKPELILMDINLPGNDGFCWCEKIREISKAPIIFVSARDSETDIVLGTNMGGDDYLIKPFSIEVLLAKVKGMLRRTYSYNEVDSNILSFGELIFNADNGMISRRNIRDELTHNEMGILKILLKNQGKIVSRERIMRTLWSDEKFIDDNTLTVNITRLRKKLNDIGCKNMIKTIRNEGYII; encoded by the coding sequence ATGTATAAGATTATGGTAGTAGAGGATGATCCTAATATTAGTGAAATAATATGCGAAAATATTGAAAAACAGGGGTTTCAATGTCTTAGAATTGTGGAATTTAAAAAGATAATAGATGAATTTATTACTTTCAAACCAGAACTTATTTTAATGGATATTAATTTACCTGGAAATGATGGATTCTGTTGGTGTGAGAAAATAAGGGAAATTTCAAAAGCACCCATTATTTTTGTATCTGCAAGAGATTCGGAAACAGATATTGTTCTTGGTACTAATATGGGCGGAGATGATTATCTTATAAAACCGTTTTCTATTGAAGTTTTATTAGCAAAGGTAAAAGGAATGCTCAGAAGAACATATTCTTATAATGAAGTTGATAGCAATATTTTATCATTTGGAGAATTGATTTTTAATGCTGATAATGGAATGATTTCACGTAGAAATATAAGAGATGAACTTACACATAATGAAATGGGAATTCTTAAAATATTACTAAAAAATCAGGGAAAAATAGTAAGTAGAGAAAGAATAATGAGAACGCTTTGGAGTGATGAGAAATTTATTGATGACAATACACTAACCGTAAATATCACAAGACTTCGTAAGAAATTAAATGATATTGGATGCAAAAATATGATTAAGACCATTCGAAATGAAGGATATATCATATGA
- a CDS encoding sensor histidine kinase produces the protein MKVSDYLKEKIELFILALLFVVFPGMIIALSENCAFFKTNGFYSIVVVFFIFVIYIIVDYIRLNRYCKKLSELIGNEDLDFIVSLPKPTSYERKLYTKLMMQLKRNAERKMDIFEERKIEDIEFIETWVHEVKTPIAATKLIIENSLDNPTEKVLYNISDEIIKIEDMIQKTICYSQLNDFSKDCQISNVNLQGIVNKCLKTEYSNINNKYINLDIKNLNFEVNSDEKWLCFIVKQVLDNAVKYSYENGVIHIYGENNFRNQKLFVEDTGIGIEEEDMRRVFQKGYTGLNGRKKSVSTGVGLYLSYKLAKKLGHDIRITSASKHGTKVKIIIQE, from the coding sequence ATGAAAGTGTCAGATTATTTAAAAGAAAAAATTGAACTTTTTATTTTAGCTTTATTATTTGTGGTATTTCCAGGTATGATAATTGCACTTTCGGAAAACTGTGCATTTTTTAAAACGAATGGTTTTTATTCTATAGTAGTGGTATTTTTTATTTTTGTTATATATATAATTGTGGATTATATAAGATTAAATAGATATTGTAAAAAACTTTCGGAATTGATTGGAAATGAAGATTTGGATTTTATTGTTTCATTGCCAAAGCCAACATCGTATGAACGAAAATTATATACGAAGTTGATGATGCAGTTGAAGAGAAATGCTGAAAGGAAAATGGACATATTTGAAGAAAGGAAGATTGAAGATATTGAATTTATTGAGACTTGGGTTCATGAAGTAAAAACACCTATTGCAGCAACTAAATTAATAATTGAAAATAGCTTAGACAATCCAACAGAAAAGGTGCTGTATAATATTTCAGATGAAATTATTAAAATTGAAGATATGATTCAGAAAACAATTTGCTATAGTCAGCTAAATGATTTTTCAAAGGACTGTCAAATCAGCAATGTGAATTTACAAGGGATTGTAAATAAATGTCTAAAAACTGAATATTCGAATATTAATAATAAATACATTAATTTAGACATTAAAAATTTGAATTTTGAAGTAAATAGTGATGAAAAATGGCTATGTTTTATTGTAAAACAAGTTTTAGATAATGCTGTAAAATACTCTTATGAAAATGGAGTTATACATATTTATGGAGAGAATAATTTTCGTAATCAGAAATTGTTTGTTGAGGACACAGGAATTGGAATTGAAGAGGAAGACATGAGGCGAGTTTTTCAAAAGGGATACACTGGATTGAATGGGCGAAAGAAATCTGTATCAACAGGAGTAGGATTATATTTGAGTTATAAACTGGCAAAGAAGTTAGGACATGATATTCGTATAACATCTGCTTCAAAGCACGGCACAAAGGTGAAAATAATAATTCAAGAATAA